The window ctgggggcgctgggccggatcgggggggcgctgggctgggctggaggcacTGGGCCGGATcggggggtgctgggctgggctggaggcacTGGGCCGGATcgggggggggctgggctgggctgggggcgctgggacGGGTCGGGAGACACGGGTTAAGGCCGGGgacccacccccacccatgTGCGCATGCGCGCCGCTGCCGCCCGAGTCCCGCCCGCGCATGCGCAGAGCCGCCGCGTACGGCGGCCGGGCAGGGACAGGCCGagccaagatggcggcggcggcggcggccggcgccTCTTCCTCCGCGGCGGGGAGCAACGGGGCCGGCGGGATGGAGGTGGACGTGGCAGGTACCGCCCGCGAGGCCGCCCCGGTACACGGGACcggcgccgccgcgcccggggctgcgggaccgccccggccggccggccgcTACCCCGGGCCCCACTGCCTTCGGCCTGACCCCGCCCCCTGGGCCTTTTCCACGCCCACAAACCCCGGGGAACCGCCCCCCATGGCCACTTCCGCGCCCACAATCCTCTGGAACCGCCTCCTGGACCCGTGCCCCGCCCATAGCCCCGGGGACCCGCCCCCTTCACGCTTGCCCCGCCCACAAGCCCTGGGGACCCGCCCCCTGGCTCTCAGCCCTGCCCATCCCAGCCCCGCCCTCAGCCCCACCCTTGCCCCCCATAGTcgcacccccctcccccagccctacCCCTGGTCTCGGCCCCACatcctgcccccagccccactgccagccccgcccccagccccgcccccggccTCAGCCCGGTCCCGCCCCCGCAGCTGCCCCCTCGGTGATGGCCGGGGGGGTGACGGGCAGCGTCTCGGTCGCGCTGCACCCCCTCGTCATCCTCAACATCTCCGACCACTGGATCCGCATGCGCTCGCAGGAGGGGCGCCCCGGACAAGGTACCCGCCGCCCCCGCGACCCCCCCGCATCCCCCAGAGCCCCCCTCCAGGGCTCCCAGAGCCCCCCGCTGTCCCCTACAGCCCACCTGTGGCCCCCAGAACTCCCCCAGGGTCCCCGATGGCCCACCCAGTGGCTCCCAGAGCCGCCCCCACCGGTTCCCCTGGccgcccccagggaccccacagcctccccaaaccccctgtACCTCCGCAGGGCCCCCACAGTCCCCCCAAgagccccccggggcccccacagccccctccaaACCCCCTGtacctccccacagcccccccaagagccccccggggcccccacagccccccccaaaccccctgtacctccccacagccccccagggcccccacaggcccccccaaaccccatgtacctccccacagcccccccaagagccccccagggcccccGCAAGCCCACCTGTGGCTCCCAGAACTCCCCCAGGGTCCCTGATGGCCCACCCTGTGGCTCCCAGGTCAACCCGAGGGTCCCCCTGAGCCCCCACAAGCCCCCTGCACCTCTCTGCAGCCTCCCCCGAGCCCCCCGGTGCCCCTACAGTCCCCCCACACagcccccccagagccccctggGGCCCCCACAGTCCCATAGCACCCCCAGAGctcctcaccccccaccccgagccCCCACAGGGTCCGCAGAGCTCCCTAGAGCCCCCTGCggcccccccacagcccctgccctggtCCCAGCTGGCGCCTGGGGCTGGGTCagggccccccaccccagcgcGAGCCCGAGGCCCGGGCTGGTGCAGGGTCGGGGCTGTCGGTGGGGGCCCCCCGAGCCCCGGTgacagccccccgcccccgtggccccccccacccccccgcagtGATCGGGGCGCTCATCGGGCGGCAGGAGGGCCGCAACATCGAGGTGATGAATTCCTTCGAGCTGCTCTCGCACACGATGGACGGGCACGTGCTCATCGACAAGGAGTACTACTACACCAAGGAGGAGCAGTGtgagggggcagggggggtcctgggctgctccagggggttctggggggtgctgggcagtctggggggtgggggggaatcaGGGCTGTCCCGGGGGGGCCCTGGACTGCCGGTGGGGGCTGTATTTGAGTGAGGTCAGGGGAGGGATGTGTATGTGCACGACAGGGTCTGtcaggggagggggcaggagagGTGTTTAGTGCTGTCAGTGAGACTGTGgggtccccctgcccccccccagagtgggggtgggggtgatgccccccccaccccactcaggccccctccccatccctccagtTAAGCAGGTGTTCAAGGAACTGGAGTTCCTGGGCTGGTACACGACCGGGGGGCCCCCAGACCCCTCCGACATCCATGTCCACAAGCAGGCGAGTGGTGGTGGgggcttggggcaggggggagagctcgggggggtgggggagatgggggggaggggtgtgcACCCTAtcctgacacccccccccccgtgctGCAGGTGTGTGAGATCATTGAGAGCCCCCTCTTCCTCAAGCTCAACCCCATGACGAAGCACACAGACGTGAGTGGGGGGGAGAGATGGGGAAGGGGCCTGGCCtatggggggggtggtggttgggGCCCCCAggaccgccccccccccgccccatgtGGGTCTGGGCCCCCCCTCAAAACACATctccccccctcaccccaccccagttGCCCGTCAGTGTCTTTGAGTCCGTCATTGACATCATCAACGGGGAGGTAAgtcagggctggggaggggggtgggaaaTGGGACTGGGGGGGCTCCTGGCGGGGGGTCCAGGGGTTGCCTGGGGCCCTCGGgggggagagggctgggggggggccggCCTAGGTGTGCCACGGTGGGGTCCAGGGGGTGTTGGGGCTGGAGAGGTCACTTGGCTGGGGTGGTTGATGCCACAGGGATtctgggggtgcagggagggtCTGGGGCAGttagttgggggggggggggcacaggctgccgtgttccccccacccccacccctcctccgTGCCCCCCAAGGCCACGATGCTGTTTGCGGAGCTGACCTACACCCTGGCCACCGAGGAGGCCGAGCGCATCGGCGTCGACCACGTGGCCCGAATGACGGCGACCGGCAGCGGGGAGAACTCCACGGGTTGGGGAcacggcggggggcgggcggggggggggacacagggatggGCCGGGtctcgggggcggggggggggggcacggcccTGGAGAAGGGGCGCGGGGACAGCAGCCGCAGGGACGCGGCTCTTGGGCTGCCCGAAGGGGCTGGCGCTGCCTTGCGAGGGTggcggggggtggtgggggggcgCGAGAGGCCATGGGGGACGCTGGGGACACGTGGCCGTGGCCCCCCCGCAGTGGCCGAGCACCTCATCGCCCAGCACAGCGCCATCAAGATGCTGCACAGCCGCGTCAAGCTGATCCTGGAGTACGTGCGGGCCTCGGAGGCCGGTGAGTCGGTGCCAGGGCGGGTCCCGgcggctggggagggggccagggctggccccggcggctggggagggggccagggctggccccggcggctggggagggggccAGGGCGGGTCCCGgcggctggggagggggccagggctgggaaggggccCCAGGGCCGGGAAGGGGCCCCAGGGCCCGGGCTTTCCCCGCTGGCCCAGAGGGGGGGCTGCTTTGGCCGCGGGGTGtcccccagggcagggctgacCCCGAGGGGACGCAGGAGGGCGCGGGGGGGGTCGCCCCGAGGGCCCGGGCTGCCCCCGGGGCTGACGCGGTCCCCGCAGGCGAGGTGCCCTTCAACCACGAGATCCTGCGCGAAGCCTACGCCCTGTGCCACTGCCTGCCCGTCCTCAGCACCGACAAGTTCAAGACCGACTTCTATGACGTGAGTGGGGGCttggggcgggggcggggggccccaggcgcgggggaggcggggaggggtcGTTGGGAAGCTGCGGTGGCGGGAGGGGAAACCAGGTCCCCACGTCCCTGCTGGGGCTCAGGGTGGGGGGGCAGAGCcgtgtccctgctgccccccccggggatgctgcagctggttgggggggggggtcagcaCCTCAGTAACCCCCCCCTCCGGCCCCCCCCCAGCAATGCAACGACGTGGGGCTGATGGCGTACCTGGGCACCATCACCAAAACCTGCAACACCATGAACCAGTTCGTCAACAAGTTCAACATCCTCTACGACCGGCAGGGCATCGGCCGCCGCATGCGGGGGCTCTTCTTCTagggcaggggggctgcaggggacccCTCCCCAGCCGGGCCCTGAGCCTCCCCGCCTTGGGGGGGGGTTCCCACCCCCCGCAATAAATCAGCTCCAGGGTGGGAATTATGGCTCTGACCTCGTGTGATGTCCTGGGAGAGCTGGAGGTGGGATgcggggggaaggggctggggcgtcaagggggaaggggctggggagtcgggggaaggggctggggagtcggggggaaggggctggggagtcggggggaaggggctggggcgtcggggggaaggggctggggagtcggggggaaggggctggggagtcggggggaaggggctggggcgtcaagggggaaggggctggggagtcaggggggaaggggctggggcgtcaagggggaaggggctggggcgtcaagggggaaggggctggggagtcggggggaaggggctggggagtcggggggaaggggctggggcgtcaagggggaaggggctggggagtcaggggggaaggggctggggagtcaggggggaaggggctggggagtcaggggggaaggggctggggagtcaggggggaaggggctggggagtcAGGGGAGtcagggggaaggggctggggagtcaggggggaaggggctggggagtcAGGGGAGtcagggggaaggggctggggagtcTGGGGAGtcagggggaaggggctggggagtcTGGGGAGtcagggggaaggggctggggagtcTGGGGAGtcagggggaaggggctggggcgtcggggggaaggggctggggagtcggggggaaggggctggggagtcggggggaaggggctggggcgtcggggggaaggggctggggcgtcggggggaaggggctggggcgtcaagggggaaggggctggggagtcaggggggaaggggctggggagtcgggggggaaggggctggggagtcaggggggaaggggctggggagtcagggggaaggggctggggcgAGCATggtcctgggctgggggctTCAGGGGTAGGGAAGAGGCTGATGGTGCCaccaaaaccattttaaaaaaccctttttattggttaaaaaaaaagcacgtAACAGGATGCTgtaaggaggggagggggctggggagggggccgAGCCCCCGCGCCTCCCCCCGCCCTCAGACGAAGGCGATGCGGGTGCGAGCGGGGTTGACCTGCAGCACGTTGAGCTCCTCGTACTCCCGGAGCGCGGCCTGGACCTGGGCGGGGGTGAAGCCCTTGGCCAGGCAGCGCTGCAGGGCCTCGGCGTAGGGCacggcgcggccccggccccccgccagCTCCCGCACCGCCGCGAAGATGGCGTCGGCCGGGCGCTGCACCCtgggcggggggacacggggggtcaggggggtgCCCCTGGCACCGCCCCCTCCTGGCAAGCCCAGGGTTGGGGCTCCCCCAGCGCTGCCCCCCCCTTTCGTGGCAGGCGGGGGCCCAGGGAGGAGCACTGTcgccccccccccatgtcccctgctCACCGGCTCTGCTGTCCCTTGTCCCCCAGCAGCGAGTCCTTCGACATCTCCATGAGCCTCATGGCCTCGTTCACATCCTCTTTCTCCACCACGTCCACCAGCCGCAGCCGggcctgggggggcgggggattAGCAGCAacggggacccccacccccgaggcagcccctggcaccctCTGACATCACCCGGGGGTCCCAAtgctcctccctgccccgggGCGTTCCCCAAGACGACTGGGAgccccccccagcgccctcACCCCTGTCCTGGGGGTGATGCCAGCCCCCACCCcgggaagggaggaggatgaggagggggggctggaggcagcccTGAGCTGGCCATGCCCAGGGAAAGGACCccgggtggggcggggggggagaggaggggacacCGGCCCCCACGCTGCCCCCCCCAACCCAGGGCCCTGGAAGTCCTGCCTCAGCAGCAGACACAGGACCTGCACAAGCAGCATTTTGGGGCCCCGGGGCTTGTGGAGGACaaggggggggacagggacagggacggggggggacagggacagggacggggGGGGACGCTCCCAGCCCAGGTCAGCACTGCTGGGTTTGGCCTGGCTCCGTCCAGCCCTGCTTCAGCTCATCGTCTCCTGCCTAGTCCCCCCCCGCCAGGCCCAGCCCAGCCGGGACCCCCGGCTCCTGCCCAGCGCCGCCgcatcccccccgccccgccggggctcACCAGGGCCGTGGCCAGGCGCAGGATGCCCAGCAAAGTGCGCGCCGAGGTGTAGGTCGTGTCCTTGCTGGCCCAGGCCTCCTTCCGCATCTCCACGTAGGCGGCCGTGATGTAGTCGGCCAAAGCCTCCGGCACCACCGGCTGCTTCCGCTTGCACATGGCGATGTAGCGCCTGGGGGTCGGGCAGGGTGAGGGGGCCGCGGGGACGGGGGGGCcgcggggacggggggggcCCTCGCAGCCTCTCTCACCTCATGAGCTTCATGTCAAGctgctggaaggagcaggggggCTGGCGGCTGTGCTGGTGCACGTAGGTGATGTGCTGGGCCAGGCTGTGGGGCAGACAGGGGCTagccgtggggctggggctgccccacaaccaccagcccagccccacggctCTCCTGCGGGTCCCCATgctccctccagcccagccccacgACGTGCCCCTCGGACTCCCCCCACACCCACGCCACGGCTCCCACCCTCCcgccccacccccagccccacacccgCCCCAGGGCCCCCCTCGGCCACCGCTCCCCCGGCTCACCGCAGGTCGTTGTCTCGGTCAGGGCGGTCCTGGATGAGCCAGAGCAGGTCGAAGCGGGAGAGGAGGGCGGCGGGCAGCTGGATGTTGTGCTCCAGGCTGCGCTTGGGGTTGTAGCGGCCATAGGCGGGGTTGGCGGCGGCCAGGATGGCGCAGCGGGCGTTGAGGGTGGCCAGCACGCCCGCCTTGGCGATGGAGATGCTCTGCTGCTCCATCACCTCGTGGATGGCCGTGCGGTCGGCCTCCAGCATCTTGTCGAACTCGTCGATGCAGCAGACGCCCCGGTCAGCCAGCACCAGCGCGCCCCCCTCCAGCGCCAGCTCCCCCGTCAGCGGGTCCCGCAGCACGGCCGCCGTCAGCCCCACGCCCGAGGAGCCCCGGCCCGTCGTGTACTGgcctgggggcagaggggggagcggcggggtgAGGGCGGGGGAGCGGGCACCCTGCGCCCCCGGAGCCCGGTTACTCACTGCGGGGCGCCAGGCGGTCGATGTAGGACAGGAGCTGCGACTTGGCCACGCCGGGGTCGCCCATGAGGCAGATGTTGATGTTCCctgggggaaaagggagggTCGAGTCCGCAGGCCAGGGGCGAGTCCGCTCCCCTCCTGCCGCTTTGCCACGCTCCCGCGTCCCACCTCTCTCAGCTACGGCTGACGATGCCCTCCGTGGTCCCACACGGCCTAATCCCACCCCAAACGCGCCTGTGTGAAGTGGGACACCCTGATCCCCAACCTCCTGGACCCTTGGCTGATCCTGgacccccaaacctccccccaGGACAGGGGGAACCCCAGGCaaaggccccccccccccgccccacgtGGCCTCACCCCGGATCTTCATGCCGTGGGGGTTGCGATCCACGCcgcccaccagcagcagcagcagcgccttCTTCACGTCCTCGTGGCCGTAGATCTCGGGGGCAATGGAGGAGGCCAGCTTGTCGTAGAAGTCCTCCTCTGCAAAGACAGCGAGGGAAGCCGTGGGGCGGCCACCTGCCCCGCGGtggggcggccccgggccctGCTTGCCCCCAGTCGGGCATGTGGCGGGTGCCCGACGGCCTCACCTGTGATCTGCCGGAGCTCCTCCTCGCTCAGCTCCCCGGCCCCCGACTCATCCTCCTCGCTCTTGTTCATCTTCACAATGCAGTGGGCCTCCAGGTAGGTCTCGGACAGCAAGCCCTAGGGGAgaggagggtggtggtgggtcGGGGTGGCCGTGGGCCCCCACCACGGGTCCCCGCCCGCTGCCTCGGTGCTTGCCTGGGCCATCTGGCGGAAGCCGGTCTTCAGCAGGGGCAGGAAGACGCCGGTGACGCTGACGTGGTCCCCGGGCTGGGCCAGGCGCGTGTTCTCCCCGTGCACGGCCACGCTGATGGAGCGGGGAAGGTGCCCCACTGGCACCTGGTCGGTCTGTGGGGACAGACGGGGCTGGGGACCCACAGCACCTCGGGGCGCCGCCAGACCCTGTCCCGGTCCCCGACCCACCCCTGCACCAGTACGGAGTGGGGCAGACGGGGTAGGACAAAGCCACACAGGCGTCGCCTCCTCGTCTCCAGCGGTGACAACACTGACCCGGGGGCAGGCTGTATTGGGGAGGactgtcccgctctgccccacaCTGGGAAACCTCGGGGGGAGACCGGGGCCGATTTGGGGCTCCCCAACCTGAGAGCCCGAGGCCAGCGCAGGCCCCGAGCTCTAGGAAACTCTGGGGAGGCGACACAGCGGTGCTGCACCACCGCTGTCACCTCCCCGACAGAGCCGGACCACCcccagagaagggcagggaTGGGAGGAGGCCCAGGAGAGATGGGACCCTCCAGGTGCAGCTGGGGCTCACGGGGCCACCCCAAGGTCCCAGGAGagggcccccaccccccactcaCATGCTCCTGCATCTTCAGCTCCTGGAACTTGATAAATTTGGAGCCGCGGCTCTGCAGGTAGAGCCGCCCCCCCGAGCGATTCGTCTGGCACTCGCGGCTCGGGCACATCAGCAGCGGCATAAAGGTGGGTGACTGGATCTGGGGAGAGCCGAGGGGGTGGGCTAAGGCCAACCAGGGCCCCCGTGCCCGCCCCGGGGCCCTTCCACCGCACTTACAGGCTGGTACGTCTCAGCCCCACACTGGTCGCAGCTGTAGGTGGCCACCACCATCATGGGCTTGACCTCGGTGACGCGGGTGACGATGCCACGGACGGTCACCAGCTTCCCGATGCAGTCGGCTTTGACGTCGCGGACCACACGAGCTTTGGTGGTGGAGGGGGCCTTGAAGTACAGCtcgctggggatggggggggccaGAAAGGACCGGGGTTAGCCGGGAGGCAGCGGTGGCAGGGACGGGAACAGGGGataaaggaggaggagggagttgGAGAGGGGAGGGTTGGGTTTAGGGGCAGCCCatggggtcccaggggaggtggggaattGGCAAGGTGGGTTAGAGAGGAGCAGGGACTCCCCGGGGACACTGGGCAGCAGGGCGGGGGTCAGAGGGGGACGGGCAGCCCCCCTCGCACTCACAAGCGCCGCAGCAGCTCGGGGGGGTACTGGTTCTGGGGGCTGCGGGCGTCCCCTGCGTCCCGGCCccgctgctccagcagcagccggTGCTCAATGTAGACGTCCAGCACATCCTTGCGGGACACCTGGGGACGCAGGGAGGtggcaggcggggggggggggggtgtcagaGGGGGGCCGCAggggtgccccccgcccccagcctgGGGGGCGCCCACCTCGTGCTCCTTGTAGAGCGGCAGCAGCTCGTGGACGGCGTCGGCGAAGAGGCGGCCGTAGCGCTTGGCGTTGTCGCAGACGGCTTCGGCCAGCTCGGGGTCATCCTCCGCCACGTCGTCCAGCGCCACGTACATCGCCACACGCTCCCGGTGGGCCAGCGCCGtctggggggggaagggggggcgtggggacccCAAACCGGCCACGGGGTGCCCACACCGGGGGGGCTCGgacccacccacccacaccccGGACGGAGCTGGGGGACGGAGCTGGGGGACGGAGCTGGGGGACGGAGCTGGGGGACGGAGCTGGGGGACGGagctcccccccttcccccccccccccacccccccacaccggggacggggctgggggggggaccCCGGTTGCCACGGTGAGAGGGGCGGAACCCAGCCGGCaccggggggtgccgggggcacCGAGTCGGC of the Phalacrocorax carbo chromosome 34, bPhaCar2.1, whole genome shotgun sequence genome contains:
- the MCM7 gene encoding DNA replication licensing factor MCM7; this encodes MAPRDYAAEKEKAKRFLQDFYRDGADGGKEFPYREQLTALAHRERVAMYVALDDVAEDDPELAEAVCDNAKRYGRLFADAVHELLPLYKEHEVSRKDVLDVYIEHRLLLEQRGRDAGDARSPQNQYPPELLRRFELYFKAPSTTKARVVRDVKADCIGKLVTVRGIVTRVTEVKPMMVVATYSCDQCGAETYQPIQSPTFMPLLMCPSRECQTNRSGGRLYLQSRGSKFIKFQELKMQEHTDQVPVGHLPRSISVAVHGENTRLAQPGDHVSVTGVFLPLLKTGFRQMAQGLLSETYLEAHCIVKMNKSEEDESGAGELSEEELRQITEEDFYDKLASSIAPEIYGHEDVKKALLLLLVGGVDRNPHGMKIRGNINICLMGDPGVAKSQLLSYIDRLAPRSQYTTGRGSSGVGLTAAVLRDPLTGELALEGGALVLADRGVCCIDEFDKMLEADRTAIHEVMEQQSISIAKAGVLATLNARCAILAAANPAYGRYNPKRSLEHNIQLPAALLSRFDLLWLIQDRPDRDNDLRLAQHITYVHQHSRQPPCSFQQLDMKLMRRYIAMCKRKQPVVPEALADYITAAYVEMRKEAWASKDTTYTSARTLLGILRLATALARLRLVDVVEKEDVNEAMRLMEMSKDSLLGDKGQQSRVQRPADAIFAAVRELAGGRGRAVPYAEALQRCLAKGFTPAQVQAALREYEELNVLQVNPARTRIAFV
- the COPS6 gene encoding COP9 signalosome complex subunit 6 encodes the protein MRRAAAYGGRAGTGRAKMAAAAAAGASSSAAGSNGAGGMEVDVAAAPSVMAGGVTGSVSVALHPLVILNISDHWIRMRSQEGRPGQVIGALIGRQEGRNIEVMNSFELLSHTMDGHVLIDKEYYYTKEEQFKQVFKELEFLGWYTTGGPPDPSDIHVHKQVCEIIESPLFLKLNPMTKHTDLPVSVFESVIDIINGEATMLFAELTYTLATEEAERIGVDHVARMTATGSGENSTVAEHLIAQHSAIKMLHSRVKLILEYVRASEAGEVPFNHEILREAYALCHCLPVLSTDKFKTDFYDQCNDVGLMAYLGTITKTCNTMNQFVNKFNILYDRQGIGRRMRGLFF